A genomic segment from Parcubacteria group bacterium encodes:
- the serS gene encoding serine--tRNA ligase: MLDIKFIRENQKELKKATKNKGINLDLDALLEVDKKRVLALQYVEELQAEKNKLNDLVQKATSEERKDLIEQGKAVKEKLAKAQPEYEVLKKEFEELMVKVPNIPASDVPIGKDEKENVEFYQWGKISKFDFEIKDHIQLGKDLDILDFERGTKVAGYRGYYVKNEGVSLMMGMMMYAISKMVSKGFAPMIVPTLVKEFSLFGSGYFKGLEYDQEEDEIYQVATTDKEADGKASKEKKFLVGTAEPSLLAYYSGEVLKEEDLPMRLCGYSPCYRSEVGSYGKDTKGLYRVHEFIKVEQVILCKADIVESDKLQQEMVGIAKEMHEELGLPYRQLQICTGDMSAGKYKMFDIEAWIPSRNAYGETGSASNFLDWQARRLNVKYIDKNGEKKYVYMLNNTALASPRTFISIIENYQQADGSIKIPEVLKKYMPVSKDFIVKK; the protein is encoded by the coding sequence ATGTTAGACATTAAGTTTATCAGGGAAAATCAAAAAGAACTGAAAAAAGCTACTAAAAATAAAGGCATTAATTTGGATTTGGATGCGCTTTTGGAAGTGGACAAAAAAAGAGTCTTGGCGCTCCAGTATGTCGAAGAGCTTCAAGCAGAAAAAAATAAACTTAACGATTTGGTTCAAAAAGCCACTTCGGAAGAAAGAAAAGATTTAATTGAACAAGGCAAGGCAGTAAAAGAAAAATTGGCCAAAGCCCAGCCGGAATATGAAGTTTTGAAAAAAGAATTCGAAGAGCTTATGGTGAAAGTTCCAAACATTCCGGCATCGGATGTTCCGATTGGCAAAGATGAAAAAGAAAATGTGGAATTTTACCAATGGGGAAAAATATCGAAATTCGATTTTGAAATTAAAGACCATATTCAACTGGGAAAAGATTTGGATATTCTGGATTTCGAAAGAGGAACAAAGGTAGCCGGATATCGCGGATATTATGTTAAAAATGAAGGCGTATCCTTGATGATGGGAATGATGATGTATGCGATTTCCAAGATGGTTTCCAAGGGTTTTGCTCCAATGATTGTTCCAACGCTGGTGAAAGAGTTTTCGCTTTTTGGAAGCGGATATTTTAAAGGTTTGGAATATGATCAAGAAGAAGATGAAATTTATCAGGTAGCAACAACTGACAAGGAAGCGGATGGAAAAGCCAGTAAAGAAAAGAAATTTTTGGTCGGAACAGCCGAACCGTCGCTTCTGGCGTATTATTCCGGAGAAGTTTTAAAGGAAGAAGATTTGCCGATGAGGCTTTGCGGATATAGTCCCTGCTATCGAAGCGAAGTAGGAAGCTACGGGAAAGACACTAAAGGGCTTTATCGCGTCCACGAATTTATAAAAGTCGAACAGGTAATTTTGTGCAAAGCCGATATTGTCGAGTCGGACAAACTTCAGCAGGAAATGGTTGGAATTGCCAAAGAGATGCATGAAGAATTAGGACTTCCCTATCGTCAACTTCAAATTTGTACCGGTGATATGAGTGCGGGAAAATATAAAATGTTCGACATTGAAGCTTGGATTCCAAGCCGAAATGCCTATGGCGAAACCGGGTCGGCTAGCAATTTTTTGGACTGGCAAGCCAGGCGTTTGAATGTAAAATATATTGATAAAAATGGAGAGAAAAAATATGTCTATATGTTAAATAATACTGCGCTGGCATCTCCCAGAACATTTATTTCTATTATTGAAAATTATCAGCAAGCAGATGGAAGCATTAAAATCCCGGAAGTTTTGAAAAAATATATGCCGGTTTCGAAGGATTTTATAGTTAAAAAATAG